A genomic stretch from Spirochaetota bacterium includes:
- the aspS gene encoding aspartate--tRNA ligase → MNGQGRENAMFRERIYCGEVGAGDVGGRVILAGWVDKKRDLGGLIFIELRDVTGIVQIVINSSKSPEIAAIAESVRSEFCLHVTGTVALRSAETINPNLRTGTLEVLADKIVILNTSAVPPFPLDSRTPVNEEVRLTYRFLDLRREEMKNTMIKRHQAMQAARRYLTDRRFFEIETPMLNKSTPEGARDFLVPSRINRGMFYALPQSPQLFKQILMVSGFDRYFQIVKCFRDEDLRNDRQPEFTQIDLELSFITREMIMEEVEGLVKVMVKEVLGVDVHTPFPCLAYDDVMERYGKDAPDTRFGLELVTCSEIFAQSEFKVFRAAVEAGGAIKCLPVPDEGKISRKMIDDYTEYVKIFKAQGLPYFRYRDGAFEGGIAKFLSDAEKSALAAKLGLKGVVLVFFGSDSLGVVNDTLANLRLQIGRDLGLIDENKFNFLWVLDFPLLEYHEEDKRYYAKHHPFTSPREEHIPLLESISPANVDSIKAQAYDIVLNGVEIGGGSIRICTTDVQRKMFNVLGITEEEAKIKFSFLLEALKYGAPPHGGIALGLDRVIMLLLKRASIRDVIAFPKTQKGQCLMSEAPSPVDAVQLRELSIKVVER, encoded by the coding sequence ATGAACGGACAGGGACGGGAAAACGCGATGTTCAGGGAAAGGATTTATTGCGGTGAGGTCGGCGCCGGTGACGTGGGCGGGCGCGTAATCCTTGCCGGATGGGTTGATAAAAAAAGAGACCTCGGGGGTCTCATTTTTATTGAGTTGAGGGACGTAACGGGAATAGTACAGATAGTCATAAATTCATCCAAGTCCCCCGAAATCGCGGCCATAGCCGAAAGCGTTCGCAGCGAGTTCTGTCTTCATGTAACGGGCACGGTGGCCTTACGCTCCGCCGAGACGATCAATCCGAATCTACGGACCGGCACACTCGAGGTCCTCGCCGATAAAATAGTAATATTGAACACGTCCGCGGTGCCCCCTTTCCCGCTCGATTCAAGAACGCCCGTCAACGAAGAGGTGCGCCTGACATACCGTTTTCTCGACCTTCGCCGCGAAGAGATGAAGAACACCATGATCAAGCGCCACCAGGCCATGCAGGCTGCGCGGCGCTATCTCACCGACCGCCGCTTCTTTGAAATTGAAACCCCCATGCTGAACAAATCGACGCCGGAGGGTGCGCGCGACTTTCTTGTCCCCAGCAGGATCAACAGGGGAATGTTCTACGCGCTTCCCCAGTCGCCGCAGCTTTTCAAACAGATACTCATGGTGTCAGGCTTCGACCGCTATTTCCAGATCGTGAAATGCTTCCGCGACGAGGATCTTCGCAATGACCGACAGCCGGAATTTACCCAGATCGACCTGGAGCTCTCGTTCATCACGCGCGAGATGATCATGGAGGAGGTCGAGGGACTGGTAAAGGTCATGGTAAAGGAAGTGCTCGGCGTCGACGTGCACACGCCGTTCCCATGCCTGGCATATGACGACGTCATGGAACGCTACGGCAAGGACGCGCCCGATACGCGGTTCGGACTTGAGCTGGTCACTTGCAGCGAGATATTCGCCCAATCGGAATTCAAGGTATTCCGTGCGGCCGTAGAGGCGGGGGGTGCGATAAAATGCCTGCCGGTTCCGGACGAGGGAAAGATCTCCCGGAAAATGATCGACGACTACACCGAATACGTGAAAATTTTCAAGGCGCAGGGTCTGCCGTACTTCCGGTATCGCGACGGGGCGTTCGAGGGGGGAATCGCGAAATTCCTGAGCGACGCAGAAAAAAGCGCGCTCGCGGCGAAGCTGGGACTTAAGGGCGTGGTGCTCGTGTTTTTCGGTTCCGACAGCCTTGGCGTGGTGAACGATACGCTGGCGAATCTGCGCCTGCAGATAGGCCGCGACCTGGGACTCATCGACGAGAACAAGTTCAATTTTCTGTGGGTACTGGATTTCCCCCTCCTCGAGTACCACGAGGAAGACAAGCGCTATTACGCGAAGCACCACCCGTTCACCTCGCCCAGGGAGGAGCATATACCGCTGCTCGAGTCTATCAGCCCCGCGAACGTGGATTCGATCAAGGCGCAGGCATACGATATTGTGCTTAACGGCGTCGAGATCGGGGGCGGTTCCATAAGGATATGCACTACCGACGTTCAAAGGAAGATGTTCAACGTCCTGGGGATTACCGAGGAGGAGGCGAAGATAAAATTCTCCTTTCTGCTCGAGGCGCTCAAGTACGGCGCCCCGCCGCACGGCGGCATCGCCCTTGGGCTGGACAGGGTCATCATGCTTTTATTGAAACGCGCGTCCATACGCGACGTGATAGCGTTTCCCAAAACCCAAAAGGGGCAGTGCCTCATGAGCGAGGCCCCGTCGCCGGTGGACGCCGTACAATTGCGGGAACTCAGCATTAAGGTGGTCGAACGCTAG
- a CDS encoding endoflagellar motor protein, translating to MRKKTPVILSILIALVFAGGEVKAQMFYTPAEYKKVYNEKVAVELELKSLKSQFANEKANYESRIKDLESKIESLNKQLANLEAQRANDRKLCDSRVKELQNTIDILQKKGSDKEKELVEENKKLQERYEKELAAARKELQDERDRNIKELDALKKSYEARISDLQREIQSLNNEISSLKKLTAAQKAELDRMDEQRNELAKQLESEISKGQIRLKKLHNKLIINIDDKISFDSGSAQLKKEILPALDKITRILAEYPENTIMVEGHTDNIPIFTAQFRDNWQLSTERALAVLGYLLLNKKLNAGRFGAAGFADFHPIVPNDTDVNRSLNRRVDLVVIPRVAE from the coding sequence ATGAGAAAGAAAACGCCGGTAATTCTGTCGATCCTTATCGCACTCGTATTCGCCGGGGGGGAAGTGAAGGCCCAGATGTTCTATACCCCCGCCGAATACAAAAAGGTATACAACGAAAAAGTAGCCGTGGAACTTGAACTGAAAAGCCTCAAGTCGCAGTTCGCGAACGAGAAAGCGAATTATGAGTCCAGGATCAAGGACCTTGAATCCAAGATTGAAAGCCTGAACAAGCAACTCGCCAATCTCGAAGCGCAAAGGGCGAATGACAGGAAGCTGTGCGACAGCAGGGTGAAGGAGCTCCAGAACACCATCGACATTTTACAGAAAAAAGGCAGCGACAAGGAAAAGGAGCTAGTAGAAGAAAACAAGAAGCTTCAGGAACGCTACGAGAAGGAGCTTGCGGCCGCACGCAAGGAGCTCCAGGACGAGCGTGACCGGAATATTAAAGAGCTCGACGCGCTGAAAAAGTCTTACGAGGCGAGGATTTCCGATCTTCAACGCGAAATCCAGTCGCTGAACAATGAAATCTCTTCACTTAAAAAGCTTACCGCGGCCCAAAAAGCGGAGCTCGACCGAATGGACGAACAGCGCAACGAGCTTGCCAAGCAGCTCGAGAGCGAAATCTCGAAGGGACAGATTCGCCTCAAAAAGCTGCACAACAAGCTCATTATCAATATTGACGACAAGATATCGTTCGACTCCGGTTCGGCACAGCTCAAGAAAGAGATACTGCCGGCATTGGATAAAATTACGAGGATTCTCGCCGAATACCCGGAGAATACCATCATGGTAGAGGGCCATACCGACAATATCCCGATTTTCACCGCTCAATTCAGGGACAACTGGCAGCTTTCGACGGAGCGTGCGCTTGCGGTGCTTGGCTATCTGCTGTTGAATAAAAAACTGAACGCGGGACGTTTCGGTGCGGCGGGATTCGCGGATTTCCATCCGATAGTACCCAACGACACGGATGTAAACCGGTCGCTCAATCGCAGGGTCGACCTCGTGGTGATTCCCCGCGTTGCGGAGTAG
- a CDS encoding tetratricopeptide repeat protein, with product MRRLLALACIALPLLFLGCASVPNTADAEEARIHYRAGMKYFQSGLFEKALYNFDRAIALDHGFADAYIGRGAVREETGETERAIKDYSLAIGRVPDFYPGYFHRGRAYIVLEEYQKAIEDFNVAIRVRPEELEAYHHRAIAYDRLKMYDQSLRDYDTVIKTDPRFAKSLYNRGCVYTNLELYDRAIADFNAFITLLPENPEGYNRRGIAYARKSELKRAVRDFSRAIELNPRYLEAYRNRAWAYDKLGLRDEARDDMIEVKRLDPKKVKEP from the coding sequence TTGCGCCGTCTTCTTGCGCTTGCCTGTATCGCGCTGCCGTTATTGTTTTTGGGGTGTGCGTCCGTACCTAACACGGCGGACGCGGAAGAGGCCCGGATCCACTACCGGGCGGGCATGAAATATTTCCAGAGCGGGCTGTTCGAAAAAGCGCTTTACAATTTCGATCGGGCGATAGCGCTTGATCACGGTTTTGCGGACGCGTATATCGGTCGCGGGGCCGTGCGCGAAGAGACCGGCGAAACGGAGCGCGCGATCAAGGATTATTCGCTGGCGATCGGTCGCGTCCCGGATTTTTATCCCGGCTACTTTCACAGGGGCAGGGCGTACATCGTACTGGAAGAGTATCAGAAAGCCATAGAGGATTTCAACGTGGCGATACGCGTGCGTCCGGAAGAGCTGGAGGCCTATCACCACAGGGCGATCGCGTACGACCGGCTTAAGATGTACGATCAGTCGCTGCGGGATTATGACACGGTTATCAAGACCGATCCCCGTTTCGCGAAATCCCTGTATAACCGGGGCTGCGTGTACACGAACCTGGAACTCTACGATCGCGCCATCGCGGATTTTAATGCGTTCATAACCCTTCTCCCCGAAAATCCGGAAGGGTATAACCGGCGCGGCATCGCGTACGCGCGCAAGAGCGAGCTGAAAAGAGCGGTGCGTGATTTTTCCAGGGCCATCGAGCTCAATCCGCGCTACCTGGAGGCGTACCGGAACCGGGCCTGGGCCTACGACAAGCTGGGGCTGCGAGACGAGGCCCGTGACGACATGATCGAGGTAAAGCGCCTCGATCCGAAAAAAGTGAAGGAGCCCTGA
- a CDS encoding PhoH family protein produces MSEGVVQSHVEIDDGALYRRICGLKDANIRIIEKIMEVRIIPRGNTLIVTAPRDRGEKAARLLHLMGDFLHEREKVYEFDEFDIKYLATTVAKGGSVDIDELNRLKILIPESGRTISPRTLNQARYITSIQKFPITLSIGPAGTGKTYLAVAVALQHLLNGRVERIILTRPAVEAGESLGFLPGDLIQKINPYLRPLYDALFDLVGFERTTKLIEKGSIEIAPLAYMRGRTLNRSFIILDEGQNTTSSQMKMFLTRLGTGSRIVISGDVTQIDIEKPKKSGLLNAMKVLRGIEEIAFVEFGKEDICRHPIVEKIVGAYDRHAKTE; encoded by the coding sequence ATGAGCGAAGGCGTCGTACAAAGCCACGTTGAGATCGATGACGGCGCCCTCTACCGGCGCATCTGCGGTCTCAAGGACGCGAACATCCGCATCATCGAAAAAATCATGGAAGTGCGCATCATTCCCCGCGGGAACACGCTCATTGTCACCGCACCCAGGGACAGGGGGGAGAAAGCCGCGCGGCTCCTGCACCTCATGGGGGATTTTCTTCACGAGCGGGAGAAGGTATACGAATTCGACGAGTTCGATATCAAGTACCTGGCGACCACCGTGGCGAAGGGCGGCAGCGTCGATATCGACGAGCTGAACAGGCTCAAGATCCTCATCCCGGAATCCGGGCGTACGATTTCCCCCCGCACCCTGAACCAGGCCCGGTACATCACCTCGATCCAGAAATTTCCGATAACGCTTTCCATCGGGCCCGCGGGAACCGGTAAAACCTATCTCGCCGTCGCGGTCGCGCTTCAGCATCTGCTTAACGGAAGGGTGGAGAGGATCATCCTAACGCGTCCGGCGGTGGAGGCCGGGGAGAGCCTGGGATTCCTTCCCGGCGATCTCATCCAGAAGATCAATCCGTATCTCCGGCCGCTCTACGACGCGCTTTTTGACCTCGTGGGATTCGAGCGCACCACCAAGCTCATCGAAAAGGGAAGCATCGAGATCGCGCCGCTCGCCTACATGAGGGGCCGCACCCTCAACCGCTCGTTTATCATCCTTGACGAGGGCCAGAATACCACCAGCTCGCAGATGAAGATGTTCCTGACGAGGCTCGGGACCGGCTCCAGGATCGTAATCTCCGGGGACGTCACCCAGATCGACATAGAGAAACCCAAAAAGTCGGGCCTGCTTAACGCGATGAAGGTGCTTCGGGGAATCGAGGAGATAGCGTTTGTGGAATTCGGGAAAGAAGATATCTGCCGGCATCCCATCGTGGAAAAAATCGTCGGGGCGTACGATCGTCATGCCAAAACGGAATAG
- a CDS encoding metallophosphoesterase, with protein sequence MKASSFAVFLTVFLTLYGLVNFYIYYRAGQLIPAGSAARPWFIGGFIFVALSYIGGRLLEKFTVCTASDAFIWIGSIWLGLMAYLAIGFLVADLLHGAAYLAHLALPGRVSLSAISRQLSGGLVVAIAAVTVAAGYVNAANPLMNRLELEIKGKRTHLKSLNIALATDIHLGVIIGNGRFAKLVDRINELNPDIILLAGDIVDEDIAPVIEENVGEKICMLKAKYGVYAVTGNHEYIGGVDEAVSYLVEHGITMLRDEAAVIDNAFVLAGREDLSGRQFSGTRRKPLANILAGHTRDLPVILMDHQPFGIPDAIAEEVDLLLCGHTHHGQLWPFNYITSMIYEVSRGYRKFGSSHVYVSCGFGTWGPPVRTGNRPEIVNILVKFSE encoded by the coding sequence ATGAAGGCTTCATCGTTTGCGGTATTCCTTACCGTTTTCCTCACGCTCTACGGCCTGGTTAATTTCTACATTTATTACAGGGCAGGGCAGTTAATCCCGGCAGGGAGCGCGGCCCGCCCCTGGTTTATCGGCGGATTCATCTTCGTGGCCCTGTCCTATATCGGCGGCCGGCTGCTTGAAAAATTCACCGTGTGCACCGCGAGCGATGCGTTTATCTGGATCGGTTCCATCTGGCTGGGACTCATGGCGTATCTCGCGATCGGCTTCCTGGTCGCGGACCTCCTGCATGGCGCCGCATACCTGGCGCACCTGGCGCTCCCCGGCAGGGTCTCCCTGTCGGCGATCAGCAGGCAGCTTTCGGGAGGACTTGTCGTCGCGATCGCCGCGGTAACGGTGGCCGCGGGTTATGTCAATGCCGCAAACCCCCTGATGAACAGGCTTGAACTCGAGATCAAGGGAAAGCGTACTCACCTCAAGTCGCTCAATATCGCGCTCGCGACCGATATTCACCTGGGTGTAATTATCGGGAACGGCCGGTTCGCGAAGCTCGTGGACAGGATAAACGAATTGAATCCGGATATCATCCTGCTCGCCGGCGATATCGTGGACGAGGACATCGCCCCGGTGATCGAGGAAAACGTGGGCGAAAAAATCTGCATGCTCAAGGCGAAATACGGCGTGTACGCGGTCACGGGCAATCACGAATATATCGGCGGCGTCGACGAGGCGGTGAGCTACCTCGTGGAACACGGCATCACCATGCTCAGGGACGAAGCCGCGGTGATCGACAACGCGTTCGTTCTCGCGGGCCGCGAGGACCTGAGCGGCAGGCAGTTTTCGGGAACCAGGCGAAAACCGCTCGCGAATATCCTTGCGGGACACACGCGCGATCTTCCGGTCATACTCATGGATCATCAGCCGTTCGGTATACCGGACGCGATCGCGGAGGAGGTCGATCTTCTCCTGTGCGGTCACACGCATCACGGGCAGCTGTGGCCCTTCAATTACATCACCTCCATGATCTACGAAGTAAGCCGGGGTTACAGGAAATTCGGTTCATCGCACGTATACGTCTCCTGCGGTTTCGGGACCTGGGGCCCCCCGGTACGAACGGGGAACAGGCCGGAAATAGTGAATATACTGGTTAAATTTTCCGAATAG